The following coding sequences are from one Tachysurus vachellii isolate PV-2020 chromosome 7, HZAU_Pvac_v1, whole genome shotgun sequence window:
- the LOC132849072 gene encoding Fc receptor-like protein 5 isoform X1, translating into MELSPLPVMLLLISLIPETHAEGQPKAVLSIKPDKHVYSGETITLRCDIEGGDTKWTYIWFKNNSSLQTEEGKGKQNKDSKKQEFRIKYVKDTDSGNYTCKGHIGNSQSSQSDAVTLNVSERPQTVLSVSPQRWLTEGDSVTLSCKVTNSSTDWTFSWYRDVLNRSNPSNIKTNPVLLTDSSRGSGGKYTLSPASVKHTGVYRCRGKRGEQHLYTKYSSGKPLWITGESPPVSLIINPSRTQHFTNDSLSLSCEDQSKSTGWTVRRYAHSKNESDCSHWGSVTGSTCNISFLSTSYTGVYWCESESGENSNPVNITVHDGDVILESPVHPVTEGHPLTLRCLYRTPNASNLTADFYKNGSVLQNQTTGEMIIQTVLKSDEGFYLCKHPQSRKSLKSWVSVRRSRSTSTTLAFILSLAFLIILLIFLLGFCKIKKEKQKTNQTSEQNQSRAGVEDTQSGNTPLQAGSDNIYDIVEQADMRGTGEAAAESNETTYVQVMKKKKANRNNDLDGELSGSDVTYAQLELKPKKLSMREKEKASVDADSLYSAVKLNNKCHVSLYAADVQNKRLNRR; encoded by the exons ATGGAGCTCAGTCCActacctgtgatgctct tgCTGATTTCACTCATTCCAGAGACACATGCtgaag ggCAACCTAAAGCTGTGTTGTCCATAAAGCCTGATAAACATGTGTACAGTGGCGAGACTATCACTCTCAGATGTGACATAGAGGGAGGAGACACTAAGTGGACATACATCTGGTTTAAGAATAATTCCAGTTTACAAACTGAAGAAGGAAAAGGCAAACAGAATAAAGACAGCAAAAAGCAGGAGTTCAGAATCAAGTATGTTAAAGACACTGACAGTGGTAACTACACCTGCAAAGGACATATTGGAAACTCTCAGAGCTCACAGAGTGATGCAGTTACACTGAATGTATCAG AAAGACCACAGACAGTACTGAGTGTATCTCCACAGCGCTGGCTGACTGAAGGAGACTCAGTGACTCTAAGCTGTAAAGTTACAAACTCCTCTACAGACTGGACATTCAGCTGGTACAGAGATGTTCTCAATAGATCCAATCCTAGCAATATCAAGACTAATCCAGTGCTCCTCACAGACAGCAGCAGAGGATCTGGAGGCAAATACACTCTCAGTCCTGcttctgttaaacacacaggAGTTTATAGGTGtagaggaaagagaggagaacAACACctttacacaaaatacagctCTGGAAAGCCTCTATGGATCACTG GTGAATCTCCTCCAGTCTCTCTTATCATCAATCCCAGCAGAACTCAACACTTTACTaatgactctctctcactgagctGTGAGGACCAGAGTAAGTCTACTGGATGGACAGTGAGACGATACGCACACAGTAAGAATGAGTCAGATTGTTCACACTGGGGATCAGTTACAGGATCTACATGTAACATCAGCTTCCTCTCCACATCCTACACTGGAGTTTACTGGTGTGAGTCTGAATCTGGAGAAAACAGTAATCCTGTCAACATCACAGTGCATG ATGGTGATGTGATCCTGGAGAGTCCTGTCCATCCTGTGACTGAGGGACATCCTCTGACTCTACGCTGTTTATATCGTACACCCAATGCCTCAAACCTCACAGCTGATTTCTATAAAAATGGATCAGTTCTCCAGAACCAGActacaggagagatgatcatCCAAACTGTATTAAAGTCAGATGAAGGTTTCTACCTGTGTAAACATCCACAGAGTAGAAAGTCACTGAAAAGCTGGGTCTCAGTCAGAC GTTCTAGGTCCACTAGTACAACCTTAGCTTTTATACTGAGTTTGGCatttctgatcattttattaATCTTCCTGCTGGGGTTCTGCAAAATAAAGAAAG aAAAGCAGAAAACCAATCAGACATCAGAACAGAATCAGAGCCGAGCAGGAGTTGAAGACACACAGTCAGGAAACACACCACTTCAGGCTG GAAGTGATAATATTTATGACATTGTGGAACAGGCAGATATGAGAGGAACAG GTGAAGCTGCAGCTGAGAGCAACGAAACCACTTACGTGCAGgtcatgaagaaaaagaaggcaaATAGGAACAatg ATCTTGATGGGGAGCTCAGTGGTAGTGATGTGACTTATGCTCAACTTGAATTAAAACCAAAGAAGCTGTCTATGCGAGAAAAAG AAAAAGCCAGTGTGGATGCTGACTCTTTATACTCAGCAGTGAAGCTGAACAACAAG TGTCATGTGTCATTGTATGCAGctgatgtgcaaaataaaagacTCAATAGAAGATGA
- the LOC132849072 gene encoding Fc receptor-like protein 5 isoform X2, with amino-acid sequence MELSPLPVMLLLISLIPETHAEGQPKAVLSIKPDKHVYSGETITLRCDIEGGDTKWTYIWFKNNSSLQTEEGKGKQNKDSKKQEFRIKYVKDTDSGNYTCKGHIGNSQSSQSDAVTLNVSERPQTVLSVSPQRWLTEGDSVTLSCKVTNSSTDWTFSWYRDVLNRSNPSNIKTNPVLLTDSSRGSGGKYTLSPASVKHTGVYRCRGKRGEQHLYTKYSSGKPLWITGESPPVSLIINPSRTQHFTNDSLSLSCEDQSKSTGWTVRRYAHSKNESDCSHWGSVTGSTCNISFLSTSYTGVYWCESESGENSNPVNITVHDGDVILESPVHPVTEGHPLTLRCLYRTPNASNLTADFYKNGSVLQNQTTGEMIIQTVLKSDEGFYLCKHPQSRKSLKSWVSVRRSRSTSTTLAFILSLAFLIILLIFLLGFCKIKKEKQKTNQTSEQNQSRAGVEDTQSGNTPLQAGSDNIYDIVEQADMRGTGEAAAESNETTYVQVMKKKKANRNNDLDGELSGSDVTYAQLELKPKKLSMREKEKASVDADSLYSAVKLNNKSPSPSRHISG; translated from the exons ATGGAGCTCAGTCCActacctgtgatgctct tgCTGATTTCACTCATTCCAGAGACACATGCtgaag ggCAACCTAAAGCTGTGTTGTCCATAAAGCCTGATAAACATGTGTACAGTGGCGAGACTATCACTCTCAGATGTGACATAGAGGGAGGAGACACTAAGTGGACATACATCTGGTTTAAGAATAATTCCAGTTTACAAACTGAAGAAGGAAAAGGCAAACAGAATAAAGACAGCAAAAAGCAGGAGTTCAGAATCAAGTATGTTAAAGACACTGACAGTGGTAACTACACCTGCAAAGGACATATTGGAAACTCTCAGAGCTCACAGAGTGATGCAGTTACACTGAATGTATCAG AAAGACCACAGACAGTACTGAGTGTATCTCCACAGCGCTGGCTGACTGAAGGAGACTCAGTGACTCTAAGCTGTAAAGTTACAAACTCCTCTACAGACTGGACATTCAGCTGGTACAGAGATGTTCTCAATAGATCCAATCCTAGCAATATCAAGACTAATCCAGTGCTCCTCACAGACAGCAGCAGAGGATCTGGAGGCAAATACACTCTCAGTCCTGcttctgttaaacacacaggAGTTTATAGGTGtagaggaaagagaggagaacAACACctttacacaaaatacagctCTGGAAAGCCTCTATGGATCACTG GTGAATCTCCTCCAGTCTCTCTTATCATCAATCCCAGCAGAACTCAACACTTTACTaatgactctctctcactgagctGTGAGGACCAGAGTAAGTCTACTGGATGGACAGTGAGACGATACGCACACAGTAAGAATGAGTCAGATTGTTCACACTGGGGATCAGTTACAGGATCTACATGTAACATCAGCTTCCTCTCCACATCCTACACTGGAGTTTACTGGTGTGAGTCTGAATCTGGAGAAAACAGTAATCCTGTCAACATCACAGTGCATG ATGGTGATGTGATCCTGGAGAGTCCTGTCCATCCTGTGACTGAGGGACATCCTCTGACTCTACGCTGTTTATATCGTACACCCAATGCCTCAAACCTCACAGCTGATTTCTATAAAAATGGATCAGTTCTCCAGAACCAGActacaggagagatgatcatCCAAACTGTATTAAAGTCAGATGAAGGTTTCTACCTGTGTAAACATCCACAGAGTAGAAAGTCACTGAAAAGCTGGGTCTCAGTCAGAC GTTCTAGGTCCACTAGTACAACCTTAGCTTTTATACTGAGTTTGGCatttctgatcattttattaATCTTCCTGCTGGGGTTCTGCAAAATAAAGAAAG aAAAGCAGAAAACCAATCAGACATCAGAACAGAATCAGAGCCGAGCAGGAGTTGAAGACACACAGTCAGGAAACACACCACTTCAGGCTG GAAGTGATAATATTTATGACATTGTGGAACAGGCAGATATGAGAGGAACAG GTGAAGCTGCAGCTGAGAGCAACGAAACCACTTACGTGCAGgtcatgaagaaaaagaaggcaaATAGGAACAatg ATCTTGATGGGGAGCTCAGTGGTAGTGATGTGACTTATGCTCAACTTGAATTAAAACCAAAGAAGCTGTCTATGCGAGAAAAAG AAAAAGCCAGTGTGGATGCTGACTCTTTATACTCAGCAGTGAAGCTGAACAACAAG agcccgtctccaagtcggcacatatcagggtga
- the LOC132849086 gene encoding E3 ubiquitin-protein ligase TRIM21-like isoform X2, with the protein MGHRWRCSAETTESVYFSSTHRLKSPTKQKSQVKKDCTNKQSVELLRRVLSQLLESLNKEIGQFAAFDLKRIQQYAVDVTLDPDTAYPELILSQDGKQVRHGDLRQNLLHNPERFDYCACVLGKEGFSSGRFYYEVQVREKTKWDLGVAQESVIRKGKIITSPKNGYWTVWLRNKIKYEACDSPPVPLSLKQAPQKVGVFVDYKAGLVSFYDVDAKSLIYSFTGQTFTEKLYPFFSPSRNYHGKNSAPLIIMPLTQLT; encoded by the exons ATGGGACACCGTTGGAGGTGTTCTGCAGAGACGACCGAATCTGTATATTTCAGTTCCACTCACAGGCTGAAGAGTCCTACAAAGCAAAAAAGTCAAGTTAAAAAG GACTGCACCAATAAACAGAGTGTGGAGCTGTTGAGGAGAgttctgtctcagcttctggaGTCTCTCAACAAGGAGATAGGCCAGTTTGCTGCCTTTG ATCTGAAAAGAATTCAGCAATATGCAG tggatgtgactctggatcctgatacagctTATCCTGAACTCATCCTTTCTCAAGATGGGAAACAAGTAAGACATGGAGACTTGCGACAGAATCTCCTTCATAACCCAGAGAGGTTTGATTATTGTGCCTGTGTGCTGGGAAAGGAAGGATtctcctcagggagattttactatgaggtgcaggtcagagAAAAGACTAAGTGGGATTTAGGAGTGGCCCAAGAGTCTGTTATCAGGAAAGGGAAAATAATAACCAGCCCTAAGAATGGATATTGGACGGTTTGGCTGAGAAACAAGATTAAATATGAAGCTTGTGATTCTCCTCCTGTTCCCCTCTCCTTGAAACAGGCTCCCCAGAAGGTGGGAGTGTTTGTGGATTATAAGGCAGGTCTAGTCTCCTTCTATGATGTTGATGCCAAGTCTCTtatctactctttcactggtcagactttcactgagaaactttATCCATTCTTCAGTCCTTCACGCAATTATCATGGTAAAAACtcagcaccactgatcatcATGCCTCTTACACAATTGACTTGA
- the LOC132849086 gene encoding E3 ubiquitin-protein ligase TRIM21-like isoform X1 yields MQIISAEQHQRAQQLWHYSVRNMGHRWRCSAETTESVYFSSTHRLKSPTKQKSQVKKDCTNKQSVELLRRVLSQLLESLNKEIGQFAAFDLKRIQQYAVDVTLDPDTAYPELILSQDGKQVRHGDLRQNLLHNPERFDYCACVLGKEGFSSGRFYYEVQVREKTKWDLGVAQESVIRKGKIITSPKNGYWTVWLRNKIKYEACDSPPVPLSLKQAPQKVGVFVDYKAGLVSFYDVDAKSLIYSFTGQTFTEKLYPFFSPSRNYHGKNSAPLIIMPLTQLT; encoded by the exons ATGCAGATCATTTCAGCTGAACAACACCAAAGAGCTCAACAACTCTGG CATTACTCTGTCAGAAACATGGGACACCGTTGGAGGTGTTCTGCAGAGACGACCGAATCTGTATATTTCAGTTCCACTCACAGGCTGAAGAGTCCTACAAAGCAAAAAAGTCAAGTTAAAAAG GACTGCACCAATAAACAGAGTGTGGAGCTGTTGAGGAGAgttctgtctcagcttctggaGTCTCTCAACAAGGAGATAGGCCAGTTTGCTGCCTTTG ATCTGAAAAGAATTCAGCAATATGCAG tggatgtgactctggatcctgatacagctTATCCTGAACTCATCCTTTCTCAAGATGGGAAACAAGTAAGACATGGAGACTTGCGACAGAATCTCCTTCATAACCCAGAGAGGTTTGATTATTGTGCCTGTGTGCTGGGAAAGGAAGGATtctcctcagggagattttactatgaggtgcaggtcagagAAAAGACTAAGTGGGATTTAGGAGTGGCCCAAGAGTCTGTTATCAGGAAAGGGAAAATAATAACCAGCCCTAAGAATGGATATTGGACGGTTTGGCTGAGAAACAAGATTAAATATGAAGCTTGTGATTCTCCTCCTGTTCCCCTCTCCTTGAAACAGGCTCCCCAGAAGGTGGGAGTGTTTGTGGATTATAAGGCAGGTCTAGTCTCCTTCTATGATGTTGATGCCAAGTCTCTtatctactctttcactggtcagactttcactgagaaactttATCCATTCTTCAGTCCTTCACGCAATTATCATGGTAAAAACtcagcaccactgatcatcATGCCTCTTACACAATTGACTTGA